TCATTTCCAATGCAATCGTGGCGTTTGATGTGATTGAGGCAACGGTTGCTGGAACTCAAACATGTTAGTGGTATGGTTAATTTAGTGTTTGGGTTCTAAGGGTGATTTTAATCTGTTTGCCCTTGACCTTTGAGTTTCTAATTCTCAAGAGGATGAGTAAAAGAGGTGcgtattttctctcttttttgctTAGTTATCATTCTgctttgtccttcttcttcttcttctggttTTTCTTTCTATGTGTGAcaatggattttgaaaaagagaagaaaggcaAGATCGACTGGTCGTATGACTGGATGAGTGATGATGTGAGGTCTCGGGTGTCTTTGTTTGTTGATGAGGCCGCTGTGAAAGAGGTGGATATGTCCAAAATTGTGAGAGTGAGTTCTGGTATTGGTGTTGAGTTGTTGCCTTGTAGTGTTTAGAATTGGGTTTATCATAGGTAGGGGCGGAGCTAGATGAAATATTAGAGGGGGgccaaaaatatttacacaataaaataagattaaaataaaattttaaaggggctaaactgaaatttacatataatttacatgtaaaaaattaaaattaggggggCGATTGTCCCCATTTCTTTATAGGTAGCTCCGCCTCTGATCATAGGGATCAGGGGTTCGAATATTTCTACATGCATAGTTGTGTGAAGAACTTAGAGTGAAGTTTCCATTCacaaactttgaatgtcaagtaCTGAAATAGTTAAACTGTGCAGCGTCCCAGCTTCATCCTAATGGATGGGCGTTCTTACGTTGCTTTGAGATTTTGATGGAGTTTCTTGAAGAGCCTCCATCGATAGATTTGTTCTTTTCATTGTTTCAAGTGAAAGGGGGTGGGTTAATCTCAACAGTACCCCTGGATTTGGTATCTTTAAGCTGTATAAGTCCTCGTTTAAGGACTTTAAAGAAATGTATCTCAAGGTTAGGAATGTGGAAAAGGATTTTCCCTTTTATGTGGATGAGGATTTGGCTGAGAGGTTTCCTCTATGGTGGTGTTCGGAGCCTCAGAATATACTCGGGCTTGAGATTATTATCCCGAGGAATGTGTGCCTGATTGAATTTCTGGTTGAAAATATTGATCGTAAGGATTTGATCTCCATGTTTGAGTTGCTCAAATGGGAGGAGAATAAAGAAGCTGTGGTAGAGTATATGGGTGAGTTGGAGGTTTGATTtatttgctttttgatttgtGAAAAGATTTCTGATGCGTTATTGTTTGTCTTGTAGGTGGTAAATATCCTGGGGTCTCGGCTGCCTCTCTAAGAACTCGGTTTAAAAAGAAAAACTTGGAGAAGGAGGTATCTTCGTCAAATCGTGAAAAAGGCCCTGTGGCTGGCGAGGTTAGCCAGCCTGGCCCGAGGCGTAGGAAAGTGATTCTTAAGAAAAGGAAATCAGACGTGGTGGAGTTGTCTAAAGATTCTAGTGAAAGAGATAAGGGTGTCCCTGTAGAAGAAATTCAAGCTTTTATAATAAACCAGAAGAAGCTTCATGAATTGTCCGAGCAGAGTGAAGGTTTGTCGGTGTGGGGGAAGGATTATCCTTATATGGCTGTAGCGGACGAGTTTTGTCAATCCTCGGCCGATGTATCTCTGGCTAACGAGGTTGGTGAAATTGCTATTGGGCAATATATGCAGGTAAGGTTGGACttgtaattttaatatttattatattttttgtagtagaatgtgtatatatataattttgctGATTTTGTGGCTTGTAGGTGGTTGGTTTGTGACTGACAAGTTTAGGTCGTAGTCAAGAGGTAAAACATAAGAAAGTAACAGTTGAAAAAGATGATTGTATTTTATTAAAGGAAGAATTGGCTGAGAATAAAGTTACTGTGGCTGAGAATAAAGTTACTGTGGCTGAGCTACGGACTAAATTGGCTGATACTGAGAAACagctaaaagaaacaaaatataattattctAAGGATGTGGAGGATTTAAAGAAGAAGAAGGCTGATTTGGCAAGTATGAAAACCCGACTGATTGAAGTTACTGCTCAACTGAAAGAAATGGAAAAGAATAAGGGAGATGAAATTTTGGACTTATTTGTGGAGGGTTTTGAGAGAGCATCTCTACAGGTTAAGTTCCTGGCGCCTGAAGTAGATCTGTCTGAGATGGATCCTGGTAAGATCATCCGGGATGGGAAGATGGTCGAAGATGATGGTGTTACCGAGGATGAAGCTGAAAATGTTTAACGttttatgaaaggctattttgttttTTGTGATGCTCTGTTTGTTGGAGCTTTTTTATCTTTTCAAGATGTATTTTGTGACTGCAGCCCGAAAGGGTAAAACATTTTGATTATGGTGATGGAATGTTTAGTtttttgataaacttgtttgTTGATGTTTGTTTAGAGAATATGTTTGCACCTCTTTGTTTTTGAGATATTGGGAAAGCGTTTGATTCACTGATAGGAATTTCTGTTCAAGATATTCCTTGTTTGAATGAATTGATTGCCGACCATGGGCGAGTTGGAGTTTGTATAATCGGAAACGCTTTGTTTTGTGAATTGAGATTAGATTGATAAATAATGAAGTTAGTAGATATTTAATTTGAGAAATTGAAACAAACTTTTGATCATATACAATTAATTTGGTAAACCTTTGGATACAAATGTgcaggtaggctagcctcgttaaaacctctctaAGTAAAACCCTTTTGAAAAAAATCTTggcagtaggaaaaagagtacaagcctGTCCCTGACTTTCAACTATAAAACTTCTTTAAGGATGAAATATTCCAGGTGTTAGGTAGAGTTGTACCATTTACTGATTCTAGTTTGTAGGCTCCATTGCCGAGGACTTCTATAATTCGGTATGGTCCGTCCCAATTTGCGGCAAGTTTTCCATGTGATGATGGCTTCCGAGCAGTTTCTGTCCTTCGAAGTACTAAGTCTCCTTTCTGAATGAGTGGATTTTGACCGACTTATTATGTCGCCGAGCTATGACTTGTTGTGCTGCGCGTTGTCGGAGTGTTGTAATATCCCTTATTTTCTCGATGATATCTAACTCGGCTCGCTGAGCTTCGTCGTGGTCAGTGACTTGAGTTCTGATGGAATTTTGCGAAATCTCCAATGGTATCATGGCCTCAGAGCCATACACAAGTCGGAATGGGGTCtcttttgttgatgattgtggTGTGGTATTATATCCCCAAAGGATTTTCGGTATAAGCTCGGCCCAAAGTCCTTTAGCGTCATCTAACATTTTCTTTAGTGCGTGCAATATCACCTTATTTGCTGCTTCTGCCAATCTGTTTGTTTGAGGATGTTCAACGGAGGCGAAGTGATGTGTGATTTTAAGGTTCTgcaaaaaagatttaaatttctgATCGAAAAACTGGCGACCATTGTCAGTAATGATATGTCTAGGAATGCCAAACGGCAAATAATAATTTTCCATACGAAAGAGATTATTTGCTGGGATGTAATATTAGCTAAACGTTGGGCTTCAACCAACTTTGAAAAATAATCAATTGCAACGACGAGAAATTTTACCTGTCCCGGTGCCATTGGGAATGGACCGAGGATATCGAGGCCCCAGTGGTTGAAGGGCCAACTGACGTCGGAGTGATGTAGATGCTCGGCTAGAATGTGTATGAGCGTTGCGTGCTTCTGACAGTTGTCACATGTCCGAGCCTTATTGTGACTATCTTGTTTTAAGGCAGGCCAAAATAAACCGGCACGGAGGATTTTTGAAGCTAAACTTCGAGCTCCAATATGTGTTCCACAGATTCCTATTAATTATTAGTAATAAATTAAACTCtttcacatgaaaataataactaaaaatcctattatttaattttttttatctacggAGACCCTAGTCTTCTTAGTCGACGGAGACTTTTGTCCCCTACAAtattttgtaaaagtagtttgattctaTAAATCTTTTGTGCCATAATTTATAATGTTAGGACAAAACCGacgtaattttaaaagatttatatttccGTAATGTAATTACAGGTAAAAAAACtagtgtatatatatgtatatataacaaATTTGTTTA
The DNA window shown above is from Arachis ipaensis cultivar K30076 chromosome B08, Araip1.1, whole genome shotgun sequence and carries:
- the LOC110265392 gene encoding uncharacterized protein LOC110265392 yields the protein MENYYLPFGIPRHIITDNGRQFFDQKFKSFLQNLKITHHFASVEHPQTNRLAEAANKVILHALKKMLDDAKGLWAELIPKILWGYNTTPQSSTKETPFRLVYGSEAMIPLEISQNSIRTQVTDHDEAQRAELDIIEKIRDITTLRQRAAQQVIARRHNKSVKIHSFRKET